A single window of Cytobacillus luteolus DNA harbors:
- the fliF gene encoding flagellar basal-body MS-ring/collar protein FliF: protein MNEKLIQYKNKSTEYWQSRSKGLKMLVVGSIIGLLFVVVLVSILTSKENFVPLYSNLSPQETGQIKATLDSRGISSQISDNGATISVPTEVVDTLKVELAAEGIPNSGSIDYSFFSQNAGFGMTDNEFNTLKLEAMQNELAGLMKGIDGINDARVMINLPPENIFVGSGQEAASASIVLNTKPGYKFDQQQISSLYHLVSKSVPNLPTDNIVITNQYFEYFDLESEKNNSFVGDISTQLDIKKEIERDIQRQVQQMLGTMMGQDKVVVSVTADLDFTQENREENIVEPFDRENNEAIEISVERITETFTGNGQQAAGVVGTGETDITNYPADGTTGNGDYERIEERINNDVNRIRKEIVESPYKIRDLGIQVMVEPPDAENRESLPQESVDDIKQILGTIVRTTINKDVNTPQLTEQNIEDKIVVSVQPFKGKVETTTTPVVNTIPIWIYFVGGGLVLVILLLLFLNLRKRKTDDSVEFEEEEEEQSYIGNVPDVNRERETEGTVRRKQLEKMAKEKPEDFAKLLRSWLAED, encoded by the coding sequence ATGAACGAAAAATTAATACAATATAAAAATAAATCAACTGAATATTGGCAAAGTCGCTCAAAGGGACTAAAGATGCTGGTAGTAGGTTCAATTATTGGCCTGCTTTTCGTAGTTGTTCTAGTTTCCATTCTCACATCTAAAGAAAACTTTGTTCCTCTATATAGTAATCTATCACCACAAGAAACTGGTCAAATAAAAGCTACTCTTGATTCAAGGGGAATTAGTTCTCAAATATCAGATAATGGGGCGACAATAAGTGTTCCAACTGAAGTAGTGGATACTTTAAAAGTGGAATTAGCAGCCGAAGGAATTCCGAATAGCGGAAGTATAGACTACTCATTCTTTAGTCAAAATGCTGGTTTCGGTATGACGGATAATGAATTTAATACACTAAAGCTTGAAGCTATGCAAAATGAATTAGCAGGCCTCATGAAAGGAATCGACGGGATTAACGATGCGAGGGTAATGATTAATCTTCCTCCAGAAAACATCTTTGTAGGAAGTGGTCAGGAAGCTGCCAGTGCTTCCATTGTTTTAAACACAAAGCCAGGGTATAAATTTGATCAACAGCAGATCAGTTCGTTATACCATCTAGTTTCCAAAAGTGTTCCAAACCTTCCCACTGATAATATCGTCATCACCAATCAATACTTTGAGTACTTTGATCTAGAAAGTGAAAAAAATAATTCTTTTGTTGGTGATATTTCAACACAGCTAGATATTAAAAAGGAAATTGAACGAGATATCCAGCGACAAGTACAGCAAATGCTTGGAACAATGATGGGCCAAGATAAAGTTGTTGTCTCAGTAACTGCAGACCTTGACTTTACTCAGGAAAATCGTGAGGAAAATATCGTAGAACCTTTTGATAGAGAAAATAATGAAGCGATTGAAATTAGTGTAGAACGTATTACGGAAACTTTTACAGGTAACGGACAACAAGCAGCTGGTGTTGTTGGAACTGGTGAAACAGATATTACAAACTACCCAGCAGATGGTACAACAGGTAATGGAGACTATGAACGGATTGAAGAGAGAATAAACAATGATGTAAATCGAATTCGAAAAGAAATTGTAGAGAGCCCTTATAAAATCCGGGACCTAGGTATACAGGTAATGGTCGAGCCACCTGATGCCGAAAATAGAGAATCTTTACCGCAGGAAAGTGTTGATGATATTAAACAAATTCTTGGCACCATTGTCCGTACAACGATAAATAAGGATGTTAATACACCACAACTTACTGAACAGAATATCGAGGATAAGATAGTTGTATCTGTTCAACCATTTAAAGGGAAAGTCGAAACAACCACTACACCTGTGGTAAATACAATTCCAATTTGGATTTACTTTGTTGGTGGTGGATTAGTACTCGTAATTCTACTTCTTCTATTCCTTAATCTTAGAAAGAGAAAGACAGATGATTCTGTTGAATTCGAAGAAGAAGAAGAGGAGCAGTCGTATATTGGTAATGTACCAGATGTTAATCGCGAAAGAGAGACTGAAGGAACCGTCCGCAGAAAACAACTTGAAAAAATGGCAAAGGAAAAACCAGAGGACTTCGCAAAACTATTGCGCTCTTGGTTAGCTGAAGATTAG
- the fliE gene encoding flagellar hook-basal body complex protein FliE: MIDKISIANQLTNTPIVKKVTTPNEAHQAFSSMLKNAINNVNDTQSKSDEMTVKLAKGENVDLHQVMITAEKASVTMAATMEIRNKVIEAYQEVMRMQV; this comes from the coding sequence ATGATTGATAAAATCTCAATAGCAAATCAATTAACAAACACGCCAATTGTAAAAAAGGTAACTACGCCTAACGAAGCGCATCAAGCTTTTTCTTCTATGCTGAAAAATGCGATAAATAATGTTAACGACACCCAAAGTAAATCTGACGAAATGACTGTTAAGCTTGCCAAAGGTGAAAATGTTGACTTACATCAAGTTATGATTACAGCTGAAAAAGCAAGTGTTACAATGGCAGCTACAATGGAAATTCGCAATAAAGTAATTGAAGCCTATCAAGAAGTAATGAGGATGCAAGTATAA
- the fliH gene encoding flagellar assembly protein FliH, with product MIKSNFTNTTIDEKRIIALQKIKTSLNNQENIEVDFTKFHLEAEAIIQEAQRKAEHLLSSAKLDLEKTLEEIENQKLKWDSEKQELQALAKKEGYSYGLAEGKQEGLDEYKTLIAEAREIIDISKQEYSTLINSSEETILKIGLKVAKKIITKELNDNNEDFLLIVRKAIKEVSEYTQIQIQVHPRYFELLLNQKEELRNLFNKETELSIYPNEELQETGCVIESSFGRIDASVDSQLIEIKHKLLSLLVGE from the coding sequence GTGATAAAATCTAACTTTACGAATACGACGATTGATGAAAAAAGAATTATAGCATTACAAAAAATTAAAACTTCACTAAATAACCAAGAAAACATTGAAGTTGATTTTACTAAGTTCCATTTGGAAGCTGAAGCTATTATTCAAGAAGCACAGCGAAAGGCTGAACATCTTCTTTCTAGTGCAAAGTTAGACTTAGAAAAAACATTAGAAGAAATTGAAAATCAGAAACTAAAATGGGATTCTGAAAAACAAGAGCTTCAAGCACTAGCAAAAAAAGAGGGCTATTCCTATGGATTAGCAGAGGGTAAACAAGAAGGGCTAGACGAGTATAAAACACTAATCGCTGAAGCAAGGGAAATTATTGACATTTCAAAGCAAGAGTACAGTACTCTAATCAATTCTTCAGAAGAGACCATTTTAAAGATTGGATTAAAGGTAGCCAAAAAAATCATCACTAAAGAGTTAAATGACAACAACGAAGATTTTCTACTCATTGTAAGAAAGGCTATAAAAGAGGTCAGTGAATATACTCAAATACAAATACAAGTTCACCCACGCTATTTTGAGCTTCTGTTAAACCAAAAAGAAGAGCTTAGAAATCTATTTAACAAGGAAACGGAACTATCCATTTATCCAAATGAAGAGTTACAAGAAACCGGCTGTGTGATTGAATCAAGTTTTGGAAGAATTGATGCTAGTGTTGATAGTCAGTTAATTGAAATTAAGCACAAACTTCTTTCCTTGTTGGTAGGTGAATAA
- the fliG gene encoding flagellar motor switch protein FliG, with amino-acid sequence MAKRDKDIRLSGKQKAAILLISLGPDVSASVYKHLSEEEIEKLTLEISGVRKVDASAKEEIMDEFHQIALAQDYIAQGGIGYAKTVLEKALGADQAATIINRLTSSLQVKPFDFARKADPAQILNFIQNEHPQTIALILSYLDATQAGQILSELPQEMQADIARRIALMDSTSPEIINEVEQILERKLSATVTQDYTQTGGIEAVVEVLNGVDRSTERTILDALEIQDPELAEEIKKRMFVFEDIVTLDNRSIQRVIRDVENEDLLLSLKVASEEVKEIVFKNMSKRMVDTFKDEMEYMGPVRLRDVEESQSRIVAVIRRLEEAGEIVIARGGGDDIIV; translated from the coding sequence GTGGCAAAAAGAGATAAAGACATTAGACTATCCGGAAAACAAAAAGCAGCCATTCTTTTAATCTCATTAGGACCTGATGTCTCTGCTTCTGTCTATAAACATCTATCAGAGGAAGAAATTGAAAAGTTGACACTAGAGATTTCAGGGGTAAGGAAGGTAGATGCATCAGCAAAAGAAGAAATTATGGATGAGTTTCATCAAATTGCTCTTGCACAAGACTATATTGCTCAAGGCGGAATAGGTTATGCCAAGACTGTATTAGAGAAGGCATTAGGTGCTGATCAAGCTGCAACGATTATTAACCGCCTTACATCTTCTTTACAAGTTAAACCTTTTGACTTTGCACGAAAAGCAGATCCTGCTCAAATTCTAAATTTTATACAAAATGAGCATCCACAAACGATTGCATTGATCCTTTCTTATTTGGATGCTACTCAGGCAGGACAGATTTTATCGGAGCTTCCACAGGAAATGCAAGCAGATATTGCAAGAAGAATTGCACTCATGGATAGTACTTCACCGGAAATTATTAATGAGGTTGAACAAATCCTCGAGAGAAAACTATCTGCTACTGTGACACAGGACTATACCCAAACGGGTGGTATAGAGGCTGTAGTAGAAGTGCTAAATGGAGTTGACAGAAGTACAGAACGGACAATTCTTGATGCATTAGAAATTCAGGATCCCGAACTAGCTGAAGAGATTAAGAAAAGAATGTTTGTATTTGAAGATATTGTTACATTAGACAATCGTTCGATTCAAAGAGTTATTCGAGATGTTGAAAATGAGGATCTATTATTATCACTTAAAGTTGCAAGTGAAGAAGTAAAGGAAATCGTCTTTAAAAATATGTCTAAACGAATGGTGGATACGTTTAAAGATGAAATGGAATACATGGGACCAGTTCGATTACGAGATGTAGAAGAATCGCAATCTCGAATTGTTGCAGTAATTAGAAGGCTTGAAGAAGCAGGGGAAATCGTCATAGCACGTGGCGGAGGAGATGATATCATTGTCTAG